TGCTGATGATCGTCTGGGCCTGGGGGACGCAGGGCTACGACCAGCTTCTGGTCAACAAGGTCAGCTCCGACCTGGGGACGGCGCGGCAGTTCTTCGACCGGGTGCAGATGTCGCTGCGCAACGGGCTGGAGGGGGTGGCGACCTCCCACCGGCTGGCCCTGGTGTTGGAGCGCGGGGCGCCCGCCGACCTGCGCCGGCTGCTCGAGGAGGAGGCGGAGGAGCACGGGCTGGACTATCTGCTGCTGCTCGACGCCGGGGGCATGGTGCGGGCGGGCGGGTCCTTCGCCGTCCCGGCGGACCGCAGCGGCTGGTCGGTGGTGCGCGAGGCGCTGCACGGCTATGCGCAGCATGGGCTGGAGGTCTTCGCCCCGGCGGAGCTGGAGGCGCTGAACCCGGCGCTGCGCCGGGCCGCCCACACGCCGCTGGTGCCGACCCGCGCGGCCCGGCCCGATCCGCGCAATGTCGAAAGTCATGGGGCCGAGGATCGCGGGCTGGTCATCCAGGTCGCCATTCCCTTCGACGGGCCGGACGGCCGGCTGCTCGGGGTGCTGGAAGGCGGGGTGCTGCTGAACGGCAACCAGGGCATCGTCGACCGGCTGAACACCATCGTCTATCAGGACGCCTCGCTGCCGCTGGGCAGCCAGGGCACGGCCACGCTGTTCCTGGGTGACACCCGCATCGCCACCAACGTCCGGCTTTTCGAAGGGCAGCGGGCGCTGGGCACGCGGGCGTCGCAGGCGGTGGCGGACAAGGTGCTGGACCGCGGCGAGCCATGGCTGGGCTCGGCCTTCGTGGTCAACGACACCTATGTGTCGGGCTATCAGCCATTGGCTGACACCGGCGGGCGGCGGATCGGGATGCTCTATGTCGGGTTCCTGGAATCGCCGCTGCGCGACACCCTGTACAAGGCGCTGGCCGGGCTGTTCCTGCTGTTCCTGCTGGTGTCGGGGCTGGGGACGCTGGTGGGGCTGCGCGGCGCGCGGGCGATCTTCCATCCGCTGGAGCGCATGGCCGGCGTCATCGTCCGCATTGAGAGGGGTGAGGATTCCGCGCGCATCGGCCCGACCGCCAGCCGGGACGAGCTGGGGCGGCTGGCCCGCGCCTTCGACCATCTGCTGGATTCCGTGGCGGCGCGGCGGTGGGAGCTTCAGCGCTCCGCCGAGGAGCTGGACCGCAAGGTGGCGCTGCGCACCGCCGCGCTGGAGGAGGCCAACGCCACCCTGCGCCGCGCCCAGCAGCAGCTGGTGATGAACGAGAAGCTGACCGCCATCGGCGAGCTGACCGCCGGGGTGGCGCACGAGATCAACAACCCGGTCGCGGTGATCCAGGGCAACCTCGACCTGCTGCGCGAGGTGCTGGGCGACGGGATCGAGCCGGTGCGCCAGGAGGTCCGGCTGATCGACGAGCAGACCTGGCGCATCCACGCCATCGTGACCAAGCTGCTGCAATTCGCCCGGC
The Azospirillum brasilense genome window above contains:
- a CDS encoding sensor histidine kinase; the encoded protein is MLKRLAAAYAESVRLKLLALVLAPLLVGAPVLLMIVWAWGTQGYDQLLVNKVSSDLGTARQFFDRVQMSLRNGLEGVATSHRLALVLERGAPADLRRLLEEEAEEHGLDYLLLLDAGGMVRAGGSFAVPADRSGWSVVREALHGYAQHGLEVFAPAELEALNPALRRAAHTPLVPTRAARPDPRNVESHGAEDRGLVIQVAIPFDGPDGRLLGVLEGGVLLNGNQGIVDRLNTIVYQDASLPLGSQGTATLFLGDTRIATNVRLFEGQRALGTRASQAVADKVLDRGEPWLGSAFVVNDTYVSGYQPLADTGGRRIGMLYVGFLESPLRDTLYKALAGLFLLFLLVSGLGTLVGLRGARAIFHPLERMAGVIVRIERGEDSARIGPTASRDELGRLARAFDHLLDSVAARRWELQRSAEELDRKVALRTAALEEANATLRRAQQQLVMNEKLTAIGELTAGVAHEINNPVAVIQGNLDLLREVLGDGIEPVRQEVRLIDEQTWRIHAIVTKLLQFARPGDFAGYAEPTDVNGVLSDCLVLTRHNLNRARVVVTLKAQADGPVEMNRGELQQVLINLIVNAMQAMPEGGRLTLDSRDIGPDERLPGAEPFEGVLVGVEDTGHGIAAGDLARIFDPFFTTKKQTGTGLGLSISYAIVQRYGGRITVESVPGRSTRFTLWLRRQAVYSDQPTAPFFAAQRITAGG